From Paenibacillus sp. GP183, one genomic window encodes:
- a CDS encoding polysaccharide deacetylase family protein translates to MRQIVLLLGFFLFVTYIITQNQSIRLFVSAIKAGADPLAMGTNYWLTTSDNRQALIDLIQSEAIKRKIAPINAKLDSVWKAIPAYNGLEVDIEQTLKLAEGKRASAPISYIMKETSPAILLEDLGPHPIFKGNPQKPMASIMINVAWGNEFLPSILDTLDKEHVHATFFFDGTWLSKNMDTAKFIQSKGHELSNHAYSHKNMSQLSRENAMEEISKTQAYLKELGVTNHLFAPPSGDFDQETVQIASEMGMKTILWTLDTVDWTNPGAERIIQKISTRVEPGSLILMHPTRSSSEALPEMIRSIKRKGLILATVSELISPKRVDVTH, encoded by the coding sequence TTGCGCCAAATTGTGCTGCTTTTAGGATTTTTCTTGTTCGTTACCTATATCATTACTCAAAATCAGAGCATCCGTCTTTTTGTTTCAGCCATTAAGGCTGGGGCGGATCCTCTTGCCATGGGAACCAACTATTGGCTCACAACCAGCGATAACAGGCAAGCTCTGATAGATCTCATTCAATCGGAAGCCATAAAAAGAAAAATTGCCCCGATCAATGCTAAATTGGATTCAGTGTGGAAAGCGATACCTGCCTACAACGGGTTAGAGGTCGACATTGAGCAAACATTAAAGCTTGCTGAAGGGAAACGAGCCTCTGCTCCAATTTCCTATATCATGAAAGAAACAAGTCCTGCCATTTTGCTGGAAGACTTGGGTCCACATCCAATCTTTAAAGGAAATCCGCAGAAGCCGATGGCCTCCATCATGATCAATGTAGCATGGGGCAATGAATTTCTTCCTTCGATCCTGGACACGCTCGACAAGGAACACGTACATGCCACATTCTTTTTCGATGGAACCTGGCTGAGCAAGAATATGGATACCGCCAAATTCATCCAAAGCAAAGGGCATGAGCTGTCCAACCATGCTTATTCCCATAAGAATATGAGCCAGCTTTCCCGTGAAAATGCTATGGAAGAGATCAGCAAAACACAAGCTTATCTTAAAGAGCTGGGAGTCACTAATCATTTGTTTGCCCCCCCGTCCGGAGATTTTGATCAAGAAACCGTGCAGATCGCTTCGGAAATGGGGATGAAGACCATTCTCTGGACGCTTGACACAGTTGACTGGACCAATCCTGGAGCTGAGCGGATTATTCAAAAAATATCGACAAGGGTAGAGCCAGGCTCGCTCATTCTGATGCATCCGACTCGTTCCTCCAGCGAAGCGCTCCCCGAAATGATCCGATCCATTAAGCGTAAAGGACTTATTCTCGCAACGGTAAGTGAATTGATATCGCCTAAACGTGTGGATGTGACCCACTAA
- the pnp gene encoding polyribonucleotide nucleotidyltransferase, which produces MEKKVQMDLGGRPFIMETGRLAKQANAAVTVRYGDTVVLCTVTASTEPKDLDFFPLTVNYEERLYAVGKIPGGFIKREGRPSEKAILASRLTDRPIRPLFPEGFRNDVQIANIVMSVDQECSPEIAAMIGTSAALSISDVPFSGPVGGVIVGRVDGLFVVNPTTEQEEKSDIHLVVAGTKDAIMMVEAGAKEVPEEVMLEAIMFGHDEIRKIVAVIERLTEEAGKPKMEVKLHTVAPEISSTVREFAQSRLVEAVKIPEKHARQEAIDAVNSEAVEHFKSVYADAPENMGDVKETLYDIVKEEVRRLITHDKVRPDGRGLDEIRPIECDISLLPRTHGSGLFQRGQTQALSVCTLGPLGDVQILDGLDMTETKRFMHHYNFPPFSVGEARPLRPPGRREIGHGALGERAMEPIIPNEVDFPYTIRLVSEVLESNGSTSQASICASVLALMDAGVPIKAPVAGIAMGLIKDGDHFSILSDIQGMEDHLGDMDFKVAGTAQGVTALQMDIKIDGIDRSILQQSLAQAKEGRMHILKKMLARIDEPKKTLSPYAPKILTMHINPDKIRDVIGAGGKIINKIIEETGVKIDIEQDGRVFIASSNEEMNNKARAIIEGIVKEVVVGETYLGTVKRVEKFGAFVEILPGKEGLVHISQLSNDRVAKVEDVVNVGDSITVKVTEIDNQGRVNLSRKATLAPQVPAQN; this is translated from the coding sequence ATGGAAAAGAAAGTACAAATGGATCTCGGCGGCCGGCCGTTCATCATGGAAACCGGACGTTTAGCCAAACAAGCCAATGCAGCCGTAACGGTGCGTTATGGCGATACGGTTGTGCTCTGCACAGTGACGGCTTCTACGGAACCTAAGGATTTGGATTTTTTCCCGTTAACCGTTAACTATGAGGAAAGATTATATGCAGTTGGTAAAATCCCGGGCGGATTCATCAAGCGGGAAGGCAGACCCAGCGAGAAGGCGATTTTGGCCAGCCGCTTAACAGACCGTCCGATTCGTCCGTTGTTTCCGGAAGGCTTCCGGAACGATGTCCAGATCGCTAATATCGTCATGAGCGTGGATCAGGAATGTTCACCTGAAATTGCCGCTATGATCGGCACTTCTGCTGCTTTAAGCATTTCCGATGTTCCTTTCAGCGGACCTGTCGGCGGTGTTATCGTAGGGAGGGTAGACGGACTCTTTGTTGTCAATCCGACCACGGAGCAAGAAGAAAAAAGTGATATCCATTTGGTTGTTGCGGGTACGAAAGACGCCATTATGATGGTTGAAGCCGGTGCCAAGGAGGTTCCGGAAGAAGTGATGCTCGAAGCCATAATGTTCGGCCATGATGAAATCAGAAAAATCGTAGCCGTGATTGAAAGGCTTACTGAAGAAGCAGGCAAGCCCAAGATGGAAGTGAAGCTGCATACGGTTGCCCCCGAAATTAGCAGCACTGTTCGTGAGTTTGCCCAATCCAGATTGGTGGAGGCCGTCAAAATTCCTGAAAAGCACGCTAGACAGGAAGCTATTGATGCAGTAAATTCCGAAGCGGTTGAACATTTTAAATCGGTCTACGCAGATGCTCCGGAAAACATGGGTGATGTAAAAGAAACCTTGTATGATATCGTAAAGGAAGAAGTTCGCCGATTGATCACACATGATAAGGTAAGACCGGATGGTCGCGGACTTGATGAAATTCGCCCGATTGAATGCGACATTTCCCTGCTCCCGCGCACACATGGTTCCGGCTTGTTCCAGCGTGGACAAACTCAAGCACTCAGCGTATGTACACTTGGACCATTAGGAGATGTTCAAATCCTTGATGGTTTGGATATGACCGAAACCAAGCGTTTCATGCATCACTATAACTTCCCCCCTTTCAGCGTTGGGGAAGCAAGACCGCTTCGTCCTCCAGGCCGCCGCGAAATTGGACATGGCGCACTGGGTGAAAGAGCGATGGAACCGATCATTCCTAATGAAGTCGATTTCCCATATACCATTCGTCTGGTTTCGGAAGTGCTGGAGTCCAATGGCTCTACTTCCCAAGCAAGTATCTGTGCGAGTGTCCTTGCACTAATGGATGCAGGAGTACCTATTAAAGCACCTGTTGCCGGAATCGCTATGGGATTAATAAAAGACGGAGACCATTTCTCCATTTTGTCCGATATTCAGGGGATGGAAGACCACCTTGGCGATATGGATTTTAAAGTGGCAGGTACAGCTCAAGGCGTTACGGCTTTGCAAATGGATATCAAAATCGATGGAATCGACCGCAGCATTCTGCAGCAATCATTGGCTCAAGCGAAAGAGGGAAGAATGCACATCTTGAAGAAGATGTTAGCCCGTATCGACGAGCCTAAGAAAACGTTGTCCCCTTATGCGCCGAAAATTCTGACCATGCACATCAATCCTGATAAAATTCGCGATGTGATCGGTGCAGGCGGTAAAATCATTAACAAAATCATCGAGGAAACCGGCGTGAAAATCGATATCGAGCAGGACGGCCGCGTGTTTATCGCTTCTTCTAACGAAGAAATGAACAACAAAGCCCGTGCTATCATCGAAGGGATCGTTAAAGAAGTTGTCGTCGGAGAAACTTATCTTGGGACCGTCAAGCGCGTTGAGAAATTCGGCGCATTTGTTGAGATTTTACCGGGTAAAGAAGGCCTGGTCCACATTTCCCAGCTGTCCAATGACCGTGTTGCCAAAGTGGAAGATGTCGTTAACGTCGGCGACTCCATTACCGTAAAGGTTACGGAAATCGATAACCAGGGCCGCGTCAATTTATCTCGTAAAGCTACCCTTGCTCCGCAGGTCCCTGCTCAAAACTAA
- the rpsO gene encoding 30S ribosomal protein S15, whose amino-acid sequence MALTQERKTQLIETHKVHDTDTGSPEVQVAILTENIVNLTDHLRMHKKDHHSRRGLLKMVGQRRKLLAYLKNNDVRRYSALIEKLGLRR is encoded by the coding sequence ATGGCATTAACACAAGAACGCAAGACCCAACTGATTGAAACTCACAAGGTACATGATACCGATACGGGTTCTCCAGAGGTTCAAGTGGCTATCCTTACGGAAAACATTGTTAACCTGACAGACCATTTGCGGATGCACAAAAAAGATCATCACTCCCGCCGTGGTTTGCTCAAAATGGTTGGACAACGCCGTAAGCTGCTAGCATACCTGAAAAACAATGATGTACGCCGTTACAGCGCTTTGATTGAAAAGCTGGGCTTACGTCGATAA
- a CDS encoding pitrilysin family protein, translating to MINYRLHNGLRVIMEQIPTFRSVSFGIWVKTGSRNEKPQDNGISHFIEHMLFKGTKRHSAKDIAEIFDGIGGNVNAFTSKEYTCFYAKVLDEHLPIAMDILSDMFFHSTFDEGELDKEKNVIFEEISMYEDTPDDLVHDLAAKAAYGSHSLGYTILGTEEQLSAMKSDDLRRYMKKYYNVENTVISLAGNIDDSVRELVEKYFGGFNNSGEETGYEVPDFLGELVFHAKKTEQNHICLSLPGLSLKEDNLYPMVLLNNVIGGGMSSRLFQEIREKRGLAYSVYSYHSSHIDSGMFTIYTGTAPKQTEEVLKVTLELLHEIADKGMTDSELKKGKEQLKGSLILSLESTSSRMNRLGKNELMTGKHYSLDEMIERIESVRMEHIRELTQNLFSAPFALSMVGDSDQVLQGFRRDQLVIQ from the coding sequence TTGATTAATTATCGCTTACATAACGGACTTCGGGTGATCATGGAACAAATCCCTACATTTCGATCGGTTTCATTCGGAATTTGGGTGAAAACTGGTTCCCGTAACGAGAAGCCGCAGGATAACGGCATTTCCCATTTTATCGAACATATGCTGTTCAAAGGAACGAAGCGGCATTCAGCTAAAGATATTGCTGAGATTTTCGATGGCATCGGCGGGAATGTGAATGCATTCACCTCCAAAGAATATACTTGTTTTTATGCCAAGGTATTGGATGAACACCTGCCGATCGCGATGGATATTTTATCCGATATGTTTTTCCATTCAACCTTTGATGAGGGCGAGCTGGATAAAGAAAAGAATGTCATCTTCGAGGAAATCTCGATGTATGAAGATACACCTGACGATCTGGTTCATGATTTAGCGGCAAAAGCGGCCTATGGCAGTCATTCATTGGGGTATACGATCCTTGGTACGGAAGAACAATTATCCGCCATGAAGTCGGATGACCTACGCCGGTATATGAAAAAATATTACAATGTTGAAAATACAGTCATAAGCCTTGCCGGAAATATTGATGACAGCGTTCGCGAGCTGGTTGAGAAGTATTTTGGAGGCTTCAACAATTCGGGGGAAGAGACGGGCTACGAGGTACCTGACTTTCTGGGCGAGCTCGTCTTTCATGCAAAGAAAACCGAACAAAATCATATATGTCTTTCCCTTCCGGGACTTTCCTTGAAGGAAGACAATTTATATCCGATGGTTTTGCTGAACAATGTAATCGGCGGCGGTATGAGCTCCCGTTTATTTCAAGAAATCCGTGAAAAAAGAGGGCTGGCTTACTCCGTTTATTCCTATCATTCCTCGCACATAGACAGCGGCATGTTTACGATTTACACAGGTACAGCGCCTAAACAAACTGAGGAAGTGTTAAAAGTCACTTTGGAATTGCTTCACGAAATTGCCGATAAAGGTATGACCGATTCCGAGCTGAAAAAAGGCAAAGAGCAGCTCAAGGGCAGCTTGATTTTGAGTCTGGAAAGCACCAGCAGCCGAATGAATCGCCTTGGCAAAAATGAGCTGATGACCGGTAAGCATTACAGCCTGGATGAAATGATCGAACGAATTGAAAGTGTACGTATGGAGCATATTCGTGAATTGACGCAAAACTTGTTCTCAGCCCCTTTTGCCTTATCCATGGTTGGCGATTCGGATCAAGTGCTTCAAGGCTTTAGGAGGGATCAACTTGTCATCCAATAG